A window of Ananas comosus cultivar F153 linkage group 4, ASM154086v1, whole genome shotgun sequence contains these coding sequences:
- the LOC109708415 gene encoding uncharacterized protein LOC109708415, with protein MRPAAVLLVVVGAAVASSLLPLAASDSADVASICSRTPTPALCLSTSRRYAHTLSDPVDAHAVLSLQVRATVRRTKSAKLRVARLADSALMAVNPAAVEALRFCENMYTNALDTLGAVARAAEFRDKATAKIMLTLSLQNYASCDYGFKKIAAENPMARFDASLTKMGNNCIAINDMM; from the exons ATGAGGCCGGCCGCCGTCCTCCTCGTGGTCGTCGGCGCCGCCGTtgcctcctccctcctccccctcgcCGCATCCGACTCCGCCGACGTCGCCTCCATCTGCTCCCGTACCCCGACCCCCGCCCTCTGCCTCTCCACCTCCCGGCGCTACGCCCACACCTTATCCGACCCCGTCGATGCCCACGCCGTGTTGTCCTTGCAG GTGCGGGCGACGGTGAGGCGGACCAAGTCCGCAAAGCTCCGGGTGGCGCGTCTGGCGGATTCTGCCCTCATGGCGGTAAACCCCGCGGCAGTCGAGGCGCTCAGGTTCTGCGAGAACATGTACACCAACGCCCTGGACACCCTGGGCGCGGTGGCACGTGCTGCGGAGTTCCGCGACAAGGCCACGGCGAAGATCATGCTCACGCTGTCGCTGCAGAACTACGCGTCGTGCGACTACGGATTCAAGAAGATCGCCGCGGAGAACCCGATGGCGCGGTTCGACGCCTCGCTGACGAAGATGGGC
- the LOC109708411 gene encoding aldehyde dehydrogenase 22A1: MAFWWPLLVLALAYGLCRFLLMLIPPSVPSIEVDASDVVEDGSQTKENSYIYIPRRGRSMQTDKVQCYEPATMKYLGYFPALTPEEVKEHVAQARKAQKIWAKSSFKQRRQFLRILLKYIIEHQELICEVSSRDTGKTMVDASLGEIMTTCEKITWLLDEGEKWLKPEYRSSGRSMLHKRSKVEFYPLGVIGAIVSWNYPFHNVFNPVLAAVFSGNAAVIKVSEHASWSGCFYYRIIQAALAAVGAPDNLVHIITGFAETGQALVSSVDKIIFVGSPGVGKMIMQKASETLIPVTLELGGKDAFIVCEDVDLPNVVQVAIRAALQSSGQNCAGAERFYVHKDIYPTFVAQIVKLVKSITVGPPLAGKYDMGAICIQEHVEKLQNLVDDALEKGAEIVGRGHFGNLGEDAVDQYFTPTVIVNVDHTMKLMQEEAFGPIIPIMKFSTDEEAIELANDSKYGLGCAVFSGNQRRAIKIASQVHCGFAAINDFASTYMCQSLPFGGVKHSGFGRFAGVEGLRACCLVKAVVEDRWWPYIKTKIPKPIQYPVAENGFEFQESLVETLYGLSVWDRLRSLVNVLKILSEQNSTTNTVKKTR; the protein is encoded by the exons ATGGCGTTTTGGTGGCCATTGCTTGTCCTCGCTCTCGCTTACGGGCTCTGCCGCTTCCTGCTCATGCTCATACCCCCCAGCGTCCCTTCGATCGAGGTCGACGCTTCCGATG TGGTGGAGGATGGGAGCCAGACCAAGGAGAACAGCTACATTTAT ATACCGAGAAGGGGGAGATCGATGCAAACGGACAAGGTTCAGTGCTACGAGCCCGCAACTATGAAGTATTTAGGATATTTCCCTGCATTGACTCCTGAAGAG GTTAAGGAGCATGTGGCTCAAGCCAGGAAGGCACAAAAGATATGGGCAAAGAGTAGCTTCAAACAAAGGCGCCAATTTTTGCGAATCCTGCTCAAGTACATAATTGAGCATCAAGAGCTTATATGCGA GGTATCTTCTAGGGACACTGGAAAAACGATGGTTGATGCATCACTGGGAGAGATAATGACAACGTGTGAGAAGATCACTTGGCTTCTGGATGAGGGTGAGAAGTGGCTAAAGCCTGAATACAG ATCCTCTGGGCGTTCAATGCTGCACAAGAGGTCAAAGGTGGAATTCTATCCTCTAGGAGTGATTGGTGCAATAGTTTCTTGGAACTATCCTTTTCACAATGTCTTTAATCCTGTGCTGGCTGCAGTTTTCTCTGGAAATGCTGCAGTAATAAAG GTTTCAGAGCATGCAAGTTGGTCTGGATGCTTTTACTACCGAATCATTCAAGCAGCTCTTGCTGCTGTAGGAGCTCCGGATAACCTTGTCCATATAATAACAGG ATTTGCCGAAACGGGACAAGCTCTTGTGTCTTCTGTggacaaaattatttttgttggatCACCTGGTGTGGGAAAAATG ATCATGCAAAAGGCCTCAGAAACCTTGATACCTGTCACTCTTGAGCTTGGTGGAAAGGATGCATTCATTGTCTGTGAAGATGTAGACCTACCTAAT GTTGTGCAAGTTGCCATTAGAGCTGCTCTACAATCTAGCGGGCAGAATTGTGCTGGTGCTGAAAGATTCTATGTTCACAAAGACATTTATCCTACCTTTGTCGCTCAGATAGTCAAACTTGTTAAATCGATAACTGTC GGTCCTCCGTTGGCTGGAAAATACGATATGGGTGCAATATGTATACAAGAACATGTTGAAAAGCTTCAAAATCTCGTGGATGATGCATTGGAAAAAGGAGCGGAAATCGTAGGTAGAGGGCATTTTGGCAATTTGGGGGAAGACGCAGTTGATCAATACTTTACTCCGACTGTCATTGTAAATGTTGACCACACCATGAAGCTGATGCAAGAGGAG GCTTTTGGACCGATCATCCCAATAATGAAATTTAGCACAGATGAAGAGGCTATCGAGCTCGCAAATGACTCCAAATATGGACTTGGTTGTGCTGTGTTTTCGGGCAACCAGAGACGTGCAATAAAAATAGCTTCCCAAGTTCATTGTGGGTTTGCAGCGATCAATGATTTTGCTTCAACGTACATGTGTCAG TCTTTACCCTTTGGTGGTGTAAAGCATAGTGGATTTGGTAGATTCGCTGGTGTAGAAGGTTTGCGTGCGTGCTGTCTCGTGAAGGCAGTGGTCGAGGACAGATGGTGGCCATACATTAAAACCAAGATCCCTAAACCTATCCAG TACCCTGTTGCAGAGAACGGCTTTGAGTTCCAGGAATCACTCGTAGAAACTCTCTACGGACTGAGCGTGTGGGACAGGCTGCGGTCCTTGGTCAATGTATTAAAGATCCTCTCGGAGCAGAATTCTACGACTAACACTGTGAAGAAAACACGATGA